AGGGTGCCGACGTGCCCTCCGGGGAAGGTGGCGTGCCAGCGGTCGGTCGTGGTGAGGAGGGGCATGGGTTGACTCCTTGCGGGATTACGGGCGGGCGAGGACGAAGGTCGCGCACAGGACGCAGCCCAGGCCGAGGGCGTGCCACACGGTGAGCGGCTCGCCGAGGACGAGGGCGGAGAGGGCCACCGCACTCACGGGGAGCCAGCCCGTCGAGACCGCCGCCGTGCCCGCGCTCACCCGCCGCACCCCGGCGAACCACAGGAGGTAGGCGAGGACGGTCGCACCCAGGGCGTAGACGAGGATCGCCAGCCCGTCGGCGGGGCGCAGGCCACGGGGGTCGAAGGCGGGCACCTCCGGGAGGGCGAGCGGCACGAACATCAGCAGGGCGAGCAGCGTGACGAGGGTGGTCGCCGTCAGGGGACTGACCCGCGCGGAGGTGAGTTTGCTCAGCACGTTCCACGCCGCCTCCCCCGCCACCGCGCCGAGGACGAGCAGGTTGCCGAGGAGGGGGTGAGGCCCCGCGCCAGCAGATGACCCCGGCACGGTGAGGACGAGGACGCCCAGTCCCGTGAGGAGAACGCCCATCCACCCACGCGCGCCGGGCCGCTCCCGCAGCACCGCCCATGCGAGGAGCGCCGTCACGGCGGGCACGGTGCTCGTCAGGATGCCCGCCGAGGCCGCCGAGGTGAGGGGCAGCCCATAGAACAGGAACACCCGGAACAGCACGACGCCGCATAGCGCCTGCAACAGCAACGGTCGCCACGCCCCCGGCGGCACGCGCACGCCGCCCTCCCGCCACAGGCAAAGGGCGAGCAGCACGGCGGTAGCGGGCAGCAGGACGAGGACGTTCGCCAGGAAGGGGGGGATGCTCCCCGAGATGATCTTCGTGAGGACGACCGAACTGCCCGCGAGGAGCATGGCGAGCGCGAGTTGCCCACGTGCGAGGAGGGAACCCTGGGCCGGGACGGGGGGCGAGGCCTGCATGGGAGGACGCTAGGGCCGCGCCGCACCTCCGGTCTAGAACGTTCCTGACGCCCCCCGGCGGTAGGCGTGCGGCGTGACCCCGTACGTCCGCCGGAAGTGCCGCCCGAGGTGGCTCTGGTCGGCGAAGCCCGCGCGCAGGGCCGCCTCGGCGGGTGTGTTCCCTTCCCGCAGGAAGCGTTTGGCGTGCCGCAGCCGCACCTGCACCTGATAGGCGTGCGGCGGCAGCCCGTAGGCCCGGCGAAAGGCCCGCAGCAGCGTGAAGGCGTTCAGCCCCGCGAGGGCGGCGAGGTCGTCCAGCGTGACGTTGCGCGCGGGGTCGTCCTCCAGGTAGGCGCGCACCCGTGCCAGGACGCCGGACTCCCGACCGGGGACGGGCAGCGCGGGCGGGCGGGCCGCATGACGAAGGACCAACTGCGTGAGCGCCTCCCGCATCAGCGACTCGCGGGCGAGGCTGGACGCGCGCTCCTCAAAGGCCCGGTGCGCCGTGACGAGGGCTTGCAGGAGGGGCGGGTCGTGGATCAGGACGGGGAGGCGGGGCGGGGAGGCCGTGCCCGCCTTCGCTCCGGGGTCCGCGAAGGCACCGCGCATGGCCTCCACCGGCGGGTAGAGGTTGCGGTACGTCCAGCCCTGCGCGTCCTCCGCGTGGCCCGTGTGCGCCTCGTCCGGGTGGATCAGGCCGATCCATCCGGGGCGCAGCGTGTGGGTCGCTCCCCGGCACGCGAAGGTCATCGCCCCCTGCCCCAGCAGCCCGATGCTGTACGTCTCGTGCGTGTGCCGCGCGAAGGCGTGGGTGGTGAAGCTGCCGTGGAGCAGGTCCAGCCCGCCGAGTTCCGCCGCCCGCCAACTGCGGACGGGAACGGGGGGAATCGCTGGAGGAGGCAGGGGGGACATGGGGTGGCCTCAGCATGGCATGGGGCCGGGCCGTCCGTCGGAGGGAATCGGGGATACGGAAGGCCAGTCTCGCCCCAGCCGACGCTCAGCTCTGGTCCTTCGACGGAGCGGCGCGCGGGACGGGAGAACTCCCCGCGAACCTTGCGGAAGGCAGAGAGCAGAAGGCCAACAACGAGGGCGTTGTGCCTTTGACCTTCTGCCCTCCCCAACACCCACGTTCGCAGGAGGTCTTTTCGGAATCAACCCTCGCCCGACCCCTCCCCCAGGTGGCGTTGCAGGAGGTGAAGGGCTTCTTGCAACCGCAGGCGCTCGCCCACGCGGGGCGGGGCCGTGCTGGCCCTCACGACCAGCTCGGGCCGGGTCAGGGTCGTGTGCGGCTCCTCCTGCCCGTCCAACAAGGCCCCCAGGTGCCCGAAGGCCCGCCGTCCGAGGGTCGGGAAGTCCTGCCGAACGGTGGTGAGGGGCGGAATCAGGAGCGCGCTCTCCGCCGTGTCGTCGTAGCCGATCACCGACACGTCGCCCGGCACGCTCAGGCCCCGCTCCCACAGCGCCCGCAACACGCCCACCGCCATCTGATCGTTGCCGACGAGCAGGCCCGTGAAGCTCAGCCCCGAGGCCAGGAGCGCCACCGCCGCCCGGTAGCCGCTCGCCGGACTCCAGTCCCCCTCCTGCCCCGCCACCAGGGTGAGGCCGTGTTCGGCCAGCACGTCCCGCCAGCCCTGCATCCGGGAGTGTTCGGCCACCGCGTCCTGGGGAGCATGGACGCAGGCGATCCGCGTATGTCCCAGCTCCACCAGATGCCGGGCGGCCAGCGCCGCGCCGTGGTACTGGTCCAGCAACGCCGCGTTCACCGCCGAGCCGGGCGGAACGTCCATGAAGACGCAGGGCACGTCC
The sequence above is a segment of the Deinococcus sp. YIM 134068 genome. Coding sequences within it:
- a CDS encoding LacI family DNA-binding transcriptional regulator, whose protein sequence is MKTGGKAATLADVAELAGVSQQTVSRVVNNQGPVAARTRLRVMEAVGQLNYVPNRLAQGLARQRSQSIGFATNDISLHAPSQLTSAIEGAAREAGFSLIVSIVPGYGLGGVTQAVRALKERQVDGVLINASLSRADAAEVARRFADVPCVFMDVPPGSAVNAALLDQYHGAALAARHLVELGHTRIACVHAPQDAVAEHSRMQGWRDVLAEHGLTLVAGQEGDWSPASGYRAAVALLASGLSFTGLLVGNDQMAVGVLRALWERGLSVPGDVSVIGYDDTAESALLIPPLTTVRQDFPTLGRRAFGHLGALLDGQEEPHTTLTRPELVVRASTAPPRVGERLRLQEALHLLQRHLGEGSGEG
- a CDS encoding DMT family transporter is translated as MQASPPVPAQGSLLARGQLALAMLLAGSSVVLTKIISGSIPPFLANVLVLLPATAVLLALCLWREGGVRVPPGAWRPLLLQALCGVVLFRVFLFYGLPLTSAASAGILTSTVPAVTALLAWAVLRERPGARGWMGVLLTGLGVLVLTVPGSSAGAGPHPLLGNLLVLGAVAGEAAWNVLSKLTSARVSPLTATTLVTLLALLMFVPLALPEVPAFDPRGLRPADGLAILVYALGATVLAYLLWFAGVRRVSAGTAAVSTGWLPVSAVALSALVLGEPLTVWHALGLGCVLCATFVLARP
- a CDS encoding AraC family transcriptional regulator, giving the protein MSPLPPPAIPPVPVRSWRAAELGGLDLLHGSFTTHAFARHTHETYSIGLLGQGAMTFACRGATHTLRPGWIGLIHPDEAHTGHAEDAQGWTYRNLYPPVEAMRGAFADPGAKAGTASPPRLPVLIHDPPLLQALVTAHRAFEERASSLARESLMREALTQLVLRHAARPPALPVPGRESGVLARVRAYLEDDPARNVTLDDLAALAGLNAFTLLRAFRRAYGLPPHAYQVQVRLRHAKRFLREGNTPAEAALRAGFADQSHLGRHFRRTYGVTPHAYRRGASGTF